In Propionicimonas paludicola, a single window of DNA contains:
- a CDS encoding DUF5318 family protein — protein sequence MWSRREVVDYALQRRNRLAAARRPQRSLDSSELCDADPLLLRAARHHGEAVDLACPICAAPHLVNLNYVFGDQLGQYSGRIKSSAELDEMENQFGEFKVRVVEVCTECGWNQMISSYLLGDGVTRRPPRRQPTVEDIYG from the coding sequence ATGTGGTCACGGCGAGAGGTGGTGGACTACGCGCTCCAGCGACGCAATCGACTGGCGGCCGCGCGGCGTCCACAACGCTCTTTGGACAGCTCAGAGCTGTGTGATGCCGACCCGCTTCTGCTGCGGGCCGCGCGTCATCACGGCGAAGCTGTCGACCTCGCCTGCCCGATCTGCGCCGCACCCCACCTGGTCAACCTGAACTATGTGTTCGGTGACCAACTCGGCCAGTACTCCGGACGCATCAAGTCCAGCGCTGAGCTGGACGAGATGGAGAACCAGTTCGGCGAGTTCAAGGTCCGAGTGGTCGAGGTCTGCACCGAGTGCGGCTGGAACCAAATGATCAGCTCGTACTTACTCGGGGACGGGGTTACCCGACGTCCGCCACGCCGCCAGCCCACCGTTGAGGACATCTATGGCTAA
- a CDS encoding LCP family protein, translated as MQPIVEPRARSGFGHRLALTAIIGASVLSVAVVVLLSIYVDRISDMATGLRRVDGLADYDGRPTPVQVAENPAVNFLIFVDSGDQLQAAVIANLSGSRRDLTLVALPADLVAGPSGQTLANAYASGPLPATQLVEQLTGARMDHQAQLELDGFGAVVDGLDGLAIADRRLTGATAASYLTEASSSPQRSQRAAELIRQTMIQAEADGGVLNLPRFDRVISALGGCLTIDSGLSNDAIEGILVESRVHLDDVGLWPVLGSRTAEGTVADPQGLAALRAGLASDALATARQLGVGGLTRSGTAVRTQATDKSVSLPASSPTATLVTSDATEAPMPAVTTGPTDESLSPSDGGEDAPSPSVTQTSR; from the coding sequence ATGCAACCGATCGTCGAGCCCAGGGCCCGCAGTGGCTTTGGCCATCGGCTTGCCCTGACCGCGATCATCGGAGCGTCGGTGCTGTCGGTCGCGGTGGTGGTGCTGCTGTCGATCTATGTGGACCGGATCAGCGACATGGCCACCGGCCTGCGTCGAGTGGACGGGCTGGCCGACTACGACGGCCGTCCGACGCCGGTCCAGGTGGCCGAGAACCCCGCGGTGAACTTTCTGATCTTCGTGGACTCCGGGGATCAGCTCCAGGCTGCGGTGATCGCCAACCTCTCCGGCTCTCGGCGTGATCTGACCTTGGTCGCGCTTCCGGCCGATCTCGTGGCCGGGCCGTCCGGTCAGACGCTGGCCAATGCCTATGCGTCCGGCCCGCTGCCAGCGACCCAGCTGGTCGAGCAGCTGACCGGTGCCCGGATGGATCATCAGGCGCAGCTCGAACTCGACGGCTTTGGTGCAGTGGTGGACGGTCTGGACGGCCTGGCGATCGCCGACCGGCGGCTGACCGGAGCCACCGCGGCCAGCTACCTCACCGAGGCGAGTTCCTCGCCGCAGCGATCGCAGCGGGCGGCGGAGCTGATCCGGCAGACGATGATCCAGGCCGAGGCGGACGGCGGAGTGCTCAACCTGCCGCGCTTCGACCGCGTGATCAGTGCCTTGGGTGGCTGCCTGACCATCGACTCCGGGCTCAGCAATGACGCGATCGAGGGAATCCTGGTCGAGTCCCGGGTGCATCTGGACGACGTGGGGCTGTGGCCTGTGCTCGGCTCGCGGACGGCTGAGGGCACCGTGGCCGATCCACAGGGCTTGGCCGCACTGCGGGCCGGCCTTGCCAGCGACGCCCTGGCCACGGCGCGGCAGCTGGGCGTCGGCGGGCTGACCCGGTCCGGAACGGCGGTGCGCACGCAGGCGACCGACAAGAGTGTGTCGCTCCCGGCCAGTTCGCCCACCGCCACCCTGGTCACCAGCGACGCGACCGAGGCTCCGATGCCGGCCGTCACGACCGGGCCGACGGACGAATCGCTCAGCCCGTCCGATGGTGGCGAGGACGCCCCGTCGCCGTCGGTCACTCAGACGTCCCGCTGA
- a CDS encoding NADP-dependent oxidoreductase, with protein sequence MPHAINRALRFAEFGGLEQLSLVTSERPEPGPGQIRVRVAVAGLNPVDWQILASPALAAHFGVQPPTGYGNDFAGVVDAVGAEVTRWRVGDRVFGGARARAAADYFLAAADDPRVLATPSGVTDLVAGVIDIVGRTASAVADRLRLGPDDTVLIGSAAGGVGTVLTQLAVATGARVLGSGSPDSAEVIRSLGAEPVRYGAELVSEVRRAAPSGITAAADLYGVTAATAALELGATPGRVVTIEADDPPVGAVAINGRDARPEALPELLGLVASGRLRIPVEQTFPLADYRVAIERQQQRHTRGKLALVMAEPGR encoded by the coding sequence ATGCCGCATGCGATCAACCGGGCACTGCGCTTCGCGGAGTTCGGCGGGCTTGAGCAGCTCAGCCTGGTCACGTCCGAGCGCCCCGAGCCCGGGCCGGGGCAAATTCGAGTACGGGTCGCGGTGGCCGGGCTGAACCCGGTGGACTGGCAGATCCTCGCCTCCCCGGCGCTGGCCGCCCACTTCGGGGTGCAACCGCCGACCGGCTACGGCAACGACTTCGCCGGCGTGGTGGACGCCGTGGGTGCGGAGGTCACCCGGTGGCGGGTCGGCGATCGGGTCTTCGGGGGAGCCCGGGCCCGGGCGGCCGCCGACTACTTCCTGGCCGCCGCCGACGACCCCAGGGTTCTGGCCACGCCGTCCGGGGTGACCGACCTGGTGGCCGGGGTGATCGACATCGTCGGACGGACGGCCAGCGCCGTCGCCGACCGGCTGCGGCTGGGCCCGGACGACACGGTGCTGATCGGCTCAGCGGCGGGTGGGGTGGGCACCGTGCTCACCCAGTTGGCCGTGGCCACCGGAGCCCGGGTGCTGGGCAGCGGCTCTCCCGACAGTGCCGAGGTGATCCGGTCACTGGGGGCCGAGCCGGTGCGCTACGGCGCCGAGCTGGTTTCCGAGGTGCGCCGGGCGGCCCCGTCCGGGATCACGGCGGCCGCCGATCTGTACGGCGTGACGGCGGCGACTGCCGCGTTGGAGTTGGGCGCTACCCCCGGACGTGTGGTCACCATCGAAGCCGACGACCCGCCGGTGGGTGCAGTGGCGATCAACGGCCGCGACGCGCGTCCCGAGGCTCTGCCGGAGTTGCTGGGCCTGGTGGCGTCCGGACGATTGCGGATTCCAGTCGAGCAGACCTTCCCATTGGCCGACTACCGGGTGGCCATCGAGCGGCAGCAGCAGCGTCACACGCGCGGGAAGCTGGCCCTGGTCATGGCTGAGCCCGGTCGGTGA
- a CDS encoding glycosyltransferase family 87 protein, with amino-acid sequence MSNPVPTIDRMLGGPLGGHAAPGGVWLRPAPWTYLVLTLNYLLLMIRQLPCITGANNLWPSMCYSDISVLYYWRGLKDGQIPYLDSQVEYPVLTGYFMELGRRLVVLLGGRSEPGLPSADVSTATLIFFGSTAVLIFALFVLLVRTHLRLGRPWDAMMIAVSPAIVTAGLINWDALVIALTALALLSWAKGKPIWTGIWLGLGIAAKLYPVLLLVPLVVLGARTGKYREVSQTVGATAVAWVLANLPVYLATPAGWWQFWKFNAERGGDLGSIWYVLKLAGWEVDASWAEGALMVLGTSLICGLLLLSERRARLAQGAFLIVALFLVLNKVYSPQYVLWLLPLLVLARPKWLEWVVYSIAETLYWVAIWAHLGGVLASGTPQDRLYWAAVLLRIGVTLWISARVIRDIVAPEHDPIRANGADEPDGGVFDNAPDAPWAQSLRGAFARR; translated from the coding sequence GTGAGCAATCCGGTGCCGACCATCGACCGCATGCTCGGCGGTCCATTGGGGGGCCACGCCGCGCCGGGTGGGGTCTGGCTTCGTCCGGCGCCGTGGACCTATCTGGTCCTCACTCTGAACTACTTGCTGCTGATGATCCGGCAGCTGCCCTGCATCACCGGCGCGAACAACCTGTGGCCGAGCATGTGCTACTCCGACATCAGCGTCCTGTATTACTGGCGCGGGCTGAAGGACGGCCAGATCCCCTACCTGGACAGCCAGGTCGAGTACCCGGTGCTGACCGGCTACTTCATGGAACTCGGTCGCCGGCTCGTGGTGCTGCTCGGCGGACGCAGTGAGCCCGGCCTGCCCAGTGCGGACGTGTCCACGGCGACTCTGATCTTCTTCGGCTCCACGGCCGTGCTGATCTTCGCCCTGTTCGTCCTGCTGGTGCGTACCCACCTGCGCCTGGGCCGTCCGTGGGACGCCATGATGATCGCGGTCAGCCCGGCGATCGTGACCGCCGGCCTGATCAACTGGGACGCGCTGGTGATCGCCCTGACCGCGCTGGCGCTGCTCTCCTGGGCGAAGGGCAAGCCGATCTGGACCGGCATCTGGCTCGGGTTGGGGATCGCCGCCAAGCTCTACCCGGTGCTGCTGCTCGTCCCGCTGGTGGTGCTCGGCGCCCGCACCGGGAAGTACCGCGAGGTTTCCCAGACCGTCGGGGCGACCGCGGTCGCCTGGGTGCTGGCGAACCTGCCGGTCTATCTGGCCACGCCGGCCGGCTGGTGGCAGTTCTGGAAGTTCAACGCGGAGCGTGGCGGGGATCTCGGCTCGATCTGGTACGTGCTGAAGTTGGCCGGCTGGGAGGTCGACGCCTCCTGGGCCGAGGGTGCCCTGATGGTGCTCGGCACCAGCCTGATCTGTGGCCTGCTGCTGCTCAGCGAGCGTCGCGCGCGGCTCGCCCAGGGAGCCTTCCTGATCGTCGCGCTGTTCCTGGTCCTGAACAAGGTCTACTCGCCGCAGTATGTGCTGTGGCTGCTGCCGTTGCTGGTGCTGGCTCGTCCGAAGTGGCTGGAGTGGGTGGTCTACTCGATCGCCGAGACGCTCTACTGGGTGGCGATCTGGGCGCATCTGGGTGGCGTGCTGGCGTCCGGGACGCCGCAGGACCGGCTGTACTGGGCGGCCGTACTGCTGCGGATCGGCGTCACCTTGTGGATCAGTGCCCGGGTGATCCGCGACATCGTGGCTCCCGAACATGACCCGATCCGGGCCAATGGCGCGGACGAGCCGGACGGCGGTGTCTTCGACAACGCTCCGGACGCACCCTGGGCTCAGTCCCTGCGCGGTGCGTTCGCGCGACGGTGA
- a CDS encoding aminodeoxychorismate lyase — protein MSACIIVSPVEASAEAELAARLHVVDSDQPQVSVLDLGVTRGDGIFEVLGVINGKPQAVDAHLRRLGVSAAMLDLPKLDLEAIRAAIYQVVELAEKHDEFSVKVIVTRGIEGSGVATAWVLAFKAPDDFAAERAEGVKVVLLDRGYPHDIAARAPWLLAGAKTLSYAVNKAVLREAARRGADDVVFTSSDGYLLEGPSASLILKFGNKIWTPATAQGILPGTTQGAAFEYFADAGFATAQVLLRTEQLWDADAAWLTSSGRMLVPICEVDGRPIPVDHALTEAGNAALLARTN, from the coding sequence ATGTCCGCCTGCATCATCGTCAGCCCGGTCGAGGCGTCCGCGGAAGCCGAACTGGCCGCCCGACTGCATGTGGTCGACTCCGACCAGCCCCAGGTGTCCGTCCTCGATCTGGGCGTGACCAGGGGTGATGGCATCTTCGAGGTGCTCGGTGTGATCAACGGCAAGCCGCAGGCCGTGGACGCCCACCTGCGCCGTCTGGGCGTCTCCGCGGCCATGCTCGACCTGCCGAAGCTCGACCTGGAGGCGATCCGGGCCGCGATCTACCAGGTGGTCGAGCTCGCCGAGAAGCACGACGAGTTCTCGGTGAAGGTGATCGTCACCCGCGGCATCGAAGGCTCCGGCGTGGCCACGGCGTGGGTGCTGGCCTTCAAGGCGCCGGACGACTTCGCCGCCGAGCGGGCCGAGGGAGTCAAGGTCGTCCTTCTCGATCGGGGCTACCCGCACGACATCGCGGCCCGGGCTCCGTGGTTGTTGGCCGGCGCCAAGACGCTGTCCTACGCGGTGAACAAGGCCGTCCTGCGTGAGGCGGCCCGCCGCGGCGCGGACGACGTGGTCTTCACCAGCTCGGACGGCTACCTGCTGGAGGGCCCCAGCGCCAGCCTGATCCTGAAGTTCGGCAACAAGATCTGGACGCCGGCCACGGCGCAGGGGATCCTGCCCGGCACCACCCAGGGCGCGGCCTTCGAGTACTTCGCCGATGCCGGCTTCGCCACTGCCCAGGTGCTGCTGCGCACCGAGCAGCTGTGGGACGCCGACGCCGCCTGGCTCACCTCGTCCGGACGGATGCTGGTGCCGATCTGCGAGGTCGATGGACGTCCGATCCCGGTCGATCACGCCCTCACCGAAGCCGGCAACGCCGCCCTGCTGGCCCGGACGAACTAG
- a CDS encoding M20/M25/M40 family metallo-hydrolase, giving the protein MAQSVADRIREQLDEQALVAELTTLIELESPSHDLASSAEIAGLLAAAWTTLGEARIEPSSAGSHLIVDVPSVASSETSPVLLLGHSDTVWPIGTLVGSVPFSVADGVLRGPGAYDMKSGLVVMLAAVRALAALDLPRPPIRVLIAADEEVGSGSATALVREAAAGVQAVFGFESPHPDGALKVGRLGSTRVKLKVVGRESHAALDPDGGVSAIEELVDQLLVLRTEVARVSAARPGEVLVNVGGVSGGGRTNVVPGAAEALIGFRFASAAAEADVMAVLDGLAPVRPGAVIELEVLSSRPAWAASSADQALLARVGELAGLEVPGRPAAGAADTNTTGSLGIPTLDGFGPRGGGAHAVSEHVLLASLLDRIVLLGTVLTGLA; this is encoded by the coding sequence ATGGCGCAGAGCGTGGCGGATCGGATCCGCGAGCAGCTGGACGAGCAGGCGCTGGTCGCCGAGCTCACCACGCTGATCGAACTGGAGAGCCCGAGCCACGATCTGGCCAGTAGCGCGGAGATTGCCGGGCTGCTTGCGGCGGCCTGGACGACGCTGGGCGAGGCCCGGATCGAGCCGAGCTCGGCGGGCAGCCATCTGATCGTCGACGTTCCTTCCGTCGCCTCGTCAGAGACCTCCCCGGTGCTGCTGCTGGGCCACAGTGACACCGTGTGGCCGATCGGGACGCTGGTCGGCTCGGTGCCCTTCTCAGTTGCTGACGGCGTGCTGCGCGGGCCGGGTGCCTACGACATGAAGTCGGGCCTGGTGGTGATGCTGGCCGCCGTTCGGGCGCTGGCTGCCCTGGACTTGCCGCGTCCGCCGATCCGGGTGCTGATCGCCGCGGACGAGGAGGTCGGCTCTGGTTCGGCGACCGCGCTGGTACGGGAGGCGGCCGCCGGGGTGCAGGCGGTGTTCGGCTTCGAGTCGCCGCATCCGGATGGTGCTCTGAAGGTCGGCCGACTCGGTTCGACCCGAGTGAAGTTGAAGGTGGTTGGGCGCGAGTCGCACGCCGCGCTGGATCCCGACGGCGGGGTGTCGGCCATCGAAGAACTGGTCGATCAGCTGCTGGTGCTGCGCACCGAGGTGGCCCGGGTGTCGGCGGCCCGGCCCGGCGAGGTGCTGGTGAACGTCGGCGGGGTGAGTGGTGGCGGTAGGACCAATGTCGTGCCTGGTGCCGCGGAGGCGCTGATCGGCTTCCGGTTCGCCAGCGCTGCTGCCGAGGCGGACGTGATGGCCGTCCTGGACGGGCTGGCGCCGGTGCGTCCGGGGGCCGTGATCGAGCTTGAGGTGCTCAGCTCGCGTCCGGCGTGGGCGGCGTCGTCCGCCGATCAGGCGCTGCTGGCTCGGGTCGGTGAGCTAGCCGGCCTCGAGGTGCCCGGACGTCCGGCTGCCGGCGCCGCCGATACCAACACCACCGGCTCCCTGGGCATCCCCACCCTGGACGGCTTCGGCCCCCGCGGCGGCGGCGCCCATGCGGTCAGCGAGCACGTCCTGCTCGCCTCGCTCCTCGACCGGATCGTCCTCCTCGGCACCGTCCTCACCGGCCTGGCCTGA
- a CDS encoding transglycosylase domain-containing protein codes for MANPKRANSATRAATGSGPSRGKGKRKRNPWLRALMWTMISLLGLGLIGVGGIAYAYVTIQVPDENAEFLTNTTSVYYADGKQKIGSFQVQNRQSIAYDQMPQYVKDAIVAGENKDFWTDPGISPTGLLRASLGLIGIAPPDATATGGGSTITQQYIKVMYLTQEKTFTRKAKEILLAAKIGNELSKEDILGRYLNTVYFGRGAYGIQAAAQAYFKKNASKLDLGESVALAAIVNLPGRLDPATGDNAAADLLERYQYILNNMLTMGKISQSQHDAIYYTLPKFPEIQAGSQFGGTKGYLLKMVEKEMLAKGFTDDQITGGGLKIVTTFDAKAQDAMTASVEKGIKWVAAGTGVKASSLHPGMASIDNATGGVLAIYGGADYVKNNRNWATTTTRTGSTFKPYTLVAALRDGWTLSDTVSGNTLRLPGSTKPITNAGGANYGRVNLLTATTKSINTAFVDLATKLTSGYESILQAANDAGVPTAEGWDAVPTATLGVPEVSPLYQAAGYSTFANEGVRRAPHVVAKVIDLQGRTLFEADTSGTQAIEADIARDVTYALEHVAQDGTGSRAAALGYPVGGKTGTVYYTVNGKPITPAIWFVGFTKQITTAINFVRGDSGTESLGAKIYGSKWPAMTWLDYMQKAMDGKPKVDFADPSGRVSTQKPTPANTSTSANTPTAPPTTPTPTVPTPPTTPTAPTTPPPTTPTPPKPPTTPTPTAGGAGGKTDPGASGG; via the coding sequence ATGGCTAATCCCAAACGCGCCAACTCCGCCACCCGCGCCGCCACTGGCAGCGGGCCGAGCCGGGGGAAGGGTAAGCGCAAGCGCAATCCGTGGCTGCGCGCCCTGATGTGGACGATGATCAGCCTGCTCGGCCTGGGCCTGATCGGGGTGGGTGGCATCGCCTACGCCTACGTCACCATCCAGGTGCCGGACGAGAACGCCGAGTTCCTGACCAACACCACCTCGGTCTACTACGCCGACGGCAAGCAGAAGATCGGCTCCTTCCAGGTGCAGAACCGTCAGTCGATCGCCTACGACCAGATGCCGCAGTACGTGAAGGACGCCATCGTCGCCGGCGAGAACAAGGACTTCTGGACCGACCCCGGCATCTCGCCCACCGGCCTGCTCCGGGCCAGCCTCGGTCTGATCGGTATCGCTCCGCCCGACGCCACGGCCACCGGCGGCGGATCGACGATCACCCAGCAGTACATCAAGGTGATGTACCTGACCCAGGAGAAGACCTTCACCCGCAAGGCGAAGGAGATCCTGCTGGCCGCCAAGATCGGCAACGAGTTGAGCAAGGAAGACATCCTCGGCCGCTACCTCAACACCGTCTACTTCGGACGCGGCGCCTATGGCATCCAGGCTGCGGCCCAGGCCTACTTCAAGAAGAACGCCAGCAAGCTCGACCTGGGTGAGTCGGTGGCGTTGGCCGCCATCGTGAACCTGCCCGGACGGCTCGACCCGGCCACCGGAGACAACGCGGCCGCCGACCTGCTCGAGCGCTACCAGTACATCCTGAACAACATGCTCACCATGGGAAAGATCTCCCAGTCCCAGCACGACGCGATCTACTACACGCTGCCGAAGTTCCCCGAGATCCAGGCCGGCTCCCAGTTCGGCGGCACCAAGGGCTATCTGCTCAAGATGGTCGAGAAGGAGATGCTGGCCAAGGGCTTCACCGATGACCAGATCACCGGCGGTGGCCTGAAGATCGTCACCACCTTCGACGCCAAGGCTCAGGACGCCATGACGGCCTCGGTCGAGAAGGGGATCAAGTGGGTGGCTGCGGGTACCGGCGTGAAGGCCAGCTCGCTGCACCCAGGGATGGCCTCGATCGACAACGCCACGGGCGGGGTCCTGGCCATCTATGGCGGGGCTGACTACGTCAAGAACAACCGGAACTGGGCCACCACCACCACCCGCACCGGGTCCACCTTCAAGCCGTACACGCTGGTGGCCGCGCTTCGGGACGGCTGGACGCTCTCCGACACGGTCAGCGGTAACACGCTGCGGCTGCCCGGCAGCACCAAGCCGATCACCAACGCCGGCGGCGCGAACTACGGACGGGTCAACCTGCTCACCGCCACCACCAAGTCGATCAACACCGCCTTCGTCGACCTGGCCACCAAGCTCACCAGCGGCTACGAGTCGATCCTGCAGGCGGCCAATGATGCCGGCGTGCCGACCGCCGAAGGCTGGGACGCGGTGCCGACGGCCACTCTGGGCGTCCCGGAGGTCAGCCCGCTGTATCAGGCCGCCGGCTACTCCACCTTCGCGAATGAAGGCGTCCGCCGGGCCCCGCACGTTGTGGCCAAGGTGATCGACCTGCAGGGCCGCACCCTGTTCGAGGCCGACACCTCCGGCACCCAGGCGATCGAGGCGGACATCGCCCGAGATGTCACCTACGCCCTCGAGCACGTCGCCCAGGACGGCACCGGATCGCGGGCGGCCGCACTCGGCTACCCGGTCGGTGGCAAGACCGGAACCGTGTACTACACGGTCAACGGCAAGCCGATCACTCCGGCCATCTGGTTCGTGGGCTTCACCAAGCAGATCACCACGGCGATCAACTTCGTCCGCGGCGACAGTGGCACCGAGAGCCTGGGCGCCAAGATCTACGGTTCGAAGTGGCCGGCCATGACCTGGCTGGACTACATGCAGAAGGCCATGGACGGCAAGCCGAAGGTCGACTTCGCCGATCCGTCCGGACGCGTGTCGACCCAGAAGCCGACGCCGGCGAACACGTCCACCTCGGCGAACACCCCGACTGCGCCGCCGACCACGCCGACCCCGACCGTGCCGACGCCGCCGACCACGCCGACGGCTCCGACCACCCCGCCGCCGACCACCCCGACGCCTCCGAAGCCGCCGACCACGCCGACCCCGACAGCAGGCGGAGCCGGCGGAAAGACGGACCCAGGCGCATCCGGTGGCTGA
- the menC gene encoding o-succinylbenzoate synthase, producing the protein MRVVAAALHTVRLPLVHEFQTSSHAKRHLDHILVQLTDESGAVGWGEIASASHPFYGSETVETATLIAQRYLLPALVGKEWTHPSEAARLWAKVRGNEFAKAGVDMACWTLFAQVSGQSLASALGGVRDRAATGVSLGIEPTIDALVEQVGAQIEAGYRRVKLKIAPGWDVEPVKAVRATFGDHDLHVDANGAYPADDASFAIMRELDRYRLTMIEQPFAPRNFVDHARLQAQLDTAVCLDEAVETLDDLATLIELQAGRILNIKVSRMGGLTTAVAAHDRATAAGIRVWCGGMHEFGIGRAANVALCALPGFELPSDVSGSAKYYARDVIVPVVETTADGYVVIPTQPGLGFDVDTEWVAANTLATSQIEE; encoded by the coding sequence ATGAGAGTCGTCGCTGCCGCGCTGCACACCGTCCGGCTGCCGTTGGTGCACGAGTTCCAGACCAGCTCGCACGCCAAGCGGCACCTGGATCACATCCTGGTGCAGCTCACCGACGAGTCCGGGGCGGTCGGCTGGGGCGAGATCGCGTCCGCCTCGCACCCGTTCTACGGATCCGAGACCGTCGAGACCGCCACCTTGATCGCGCAGCGCTACCTGCTGCCGGCGCTGGTCGGCAAAGAGTGGACGCATCCGTCCGAGGCGGCTCGGCTGTGGGCCAAGGTGCGCGGCAACGAGTTCGCCAAGGCCGGCGTCGACATGGCCTGCTGGACGCTGTTCGCCCAGGTCAGCGGGCAATCGCTGGCCTCGGCGCTGGGTGGCGTCCGCGATCGTGCGGCCACCGGAGTATCGCTGGGCATCGAGCCGACCATCGACGCGCTGGTCGAACAGGTCGGCGCCCAGATCGAGGCCGGCTACCGCCGAGTGAAGCTGAAGATCGCCCCGGGCTGGGACGTCGAGCCGGTCAAGGCCGTCCGGGCCACCTTCGGCGACCACGACCTGCACGTGGACGCCAACGGCGCCTACCCGGCCGACGACGCCTCGTTCGCCATCATGCGCGAGCTCGACCGCTACCGGCTGACCATGATCGAGCAGCCGTTCGCGCCCAGGAACTTTGTCGACCACGCCCGGCTCCAAGCCCAACTCGACACCGCGGTCTGCCTGGACGAGGCCGTCGAGACCCTGGACGATCTGGCCACCCTGATCGAGCTGCAGGCCGGACGGATCCTGAACATCAAGGTCTCCCGGATGGGCGGCCTGACCACGGCGGTGGCGGCCCACGACCGGGCCACCGCCGCCGGCATCAGAGTCTGGTGCGGCGGCATGCACGAGTTCGGCATCGGCCGCGCGGCCAACGTGGCGCTGTGCGCGCTGCCCGGCTTCGAGCTGCCCTCGGACGTCTCCGGTTCGGCCAAGTACTACGCCCGCGACGTCATCGTCCCGGTGGTGGAAACCACCGCCGACGGCTACGTCGTGATTCCCACCCAACCCGGCCTCGGGTTCGACGTCGACACCGAATGGGTCGCCGCCAACACCTTGGCCACCAGCCAGATAGAGGAATGA
- a CDS encoding MurR/RpiR family transcriptional regulator, with product MSQPKQHVQNAKHEQNRTLRSPGERYQARMESTSSATLQARLIASELENLTEVFERLSTDGSLRRAAALTVAARRRFVIGAGKSHAYASLLASDLSAAVAQVSLVDDSSLSTLDLLSDVRESDVLIAFSFRRYRRTTVEVAQQFAAAGGTVIAITDDASAPLGRYAHEVVEVGTDSASYADSPTAVAATIHLLATLTTASAKGARRRFADRDRISTALGMYLDESETAE from the coding sequence ATGAGCCAGCCGAAACAGCACGTCCAGAACGCCAAACACGAGCAGAACCGGACGCTGCGCAGCCCCGGCGAGCGCTACCAGGCCCGGATGGAGTCCACCTCCTCGGCCACCCTGCAGGCCCGACTGATCGCCTCCGAACTGGAGAACCTCACTGAGGTCTTCGAGCGGCTGAGCACCGACGGCAGCCTGCGCCGAGCAGCCGCGCTGACCGTGGCCGCCCGCCGCCGGTTCGTGATCGGGGCCGGCAAGAGCCACGCCTACGCCAGCCTGCTGGCCAGTGACCTGTCCGCGGCGGTCGCTCAGGTCAGCCTGGTGGACGACTCCAGCCTGAGCACGCTCGACCTGCTCAGCGACGTCCGCGAATCCGACGTGCTGATCGCCTTCTCGTTCCGCCGGTACCGGCGCACCACGGTCGAGGTGGCCCAGCAGTTCGCCGCAGCCGGTGGAACCGTGATCGCCATCACCGACGACGCCTCGGCTCCGCTGGGCCGCTACGCCCACGAGGTGGTCGAGGTCGGCACCGACTCAGCCTCCTACGCTGACTCCCCGACCGCGGTTGCGGCCACGATTCACCTCCTGGCCACCCTGACCACGGCCAGCGCCAAGGGCGCCCGGCGCCGGTTCGCCGATCGGGACCGGATCTCGACGGCCTTGGGCATGTACCTGGACGAGAGCGAGACCGCCGAATGA
- a CDS encoding sigma-70 family RNA polymerase sigma factor, whose amino-acid sequence MTTSFPTLIALNREWTHLDLTSPDTVRCWAQTEPALASCRDLSAILDAARQHPDPVFAALLRLGADGSGLARRVILQAMLGLIVRLAKGRPEVFEEAVGEAWLLIAEYPLARRPSSIVANLAWALRRWVAERSLPPRTGLAELPDPALAEAEPDPARTLARARELGLIDPLTHRTLSSVYLAGKTSAQAGRELGLSAEAVRWRCSRALRNLHRQAALLAG is encoded by the coding sequence ATGACGACGAGCTTCCCGACTCTGATCGCACTCAACCGCGAGTGGACACACCTCGATCTGACCAGCCCCGATACCGTGCGCTGCTGGGCTCAGACCGAGCCGGCGTTGGCCAGTTGCCGCGACCTCTCGGCCATCCTGGACGCGGCCCGGCAGCACCCTGATCCGGTCTTCGCCGCACTGCTGCGGCTGGGCGCCGACGGCAGCGGACTGGCGCGCCGGGTGATCCTGCAAGCGATGCTCGGGCTGATCGTTCGGCTGGCCAAAGGACGTCCGGAGGTCTTCGAGGAAGCCGTGGGTGAGGCGTGGCTGCTGATCGCGGAGTACCCGCTGGCCCGGCGACCGTCCTCGATCGTGGCGAACCTGGCCTGGGCGCTGCGCCGCTGGGTCGCCGAACGCAGCCTCCCGCCGCGAACCGGCCTCGCCGAGCTGCCCGACCCTGCCCTCGCCGAGGCGGAGCCCGATCCGGCCCGGACACTGGCCAGAGCCCGCGAGCTCGGCCTGATCGACCCGCTCACCCATCGCACGCTGAGTTCGGTCTATCTGGCCGGGAAGACCAGCGCACAGGCTGGCCGAGAGCTCGGGTTGAGCGCGGAGGCGGTCCGCTGGCGATGCAGCCGGGCACTGCGAAACCTCCATCGACAGGCGGCCTTACTGGCCGGTTGA